The nucleotide window CTGAAGCGCCACCTCCAGTCCCACGACAAGCAGCGGCCCCACACCTGCCAGTTCGAGGGCTGTGGGCGACGCTTCACCACTGTGTACAACCTGAAGGCGCACCTCAAGGTGCACGCCCAGCAGAACGCCTTCGCCTGCCAGGTGTGCAGCGAGTGCTTCCGCAGCGCCACGCGCCTCACCAACCACCAGAGGGCCCACTTTGAGCCCCAGAGGCCCCACAAGTGTGACTTCCCAGGTAACGCCTGCAGCAAGGCCTTTGACACACCATGTCTCtctactagggctgtaacgatacacaaattcacgattcggtttgtatcacgatttttgacccacggttcgatacatcccacgattcttttaaatttaacaagcattttattttaacaacacttaaataccaattatcttaaggtaacattaaataacaaataatatggaacactgaacagatttgaaccgaaagaatactattaaagtatagctaaattaataaagaaataaccaaagattgcagttggaggatgctttttgctggtaggcatagtagggcccctttaactgtttggttggtttattcaaatgtccttattagcgcttcttattaggctatgtagcttaaataatgacataatcaggccttatagaatgcaacatgtttaatagcctaactttcaatagatgaggaaaaacatgaacgtcgcaataacgaggcatagtgttacgagtagcatatgcgtgtgcgcgagaatggcagtgtgcgtatgtgtgtgtgagtgacgtcagcgagtgagtggacgagcgaggagagcgagcggtagcgcgtgtgtctagtgaagaagcgagcgagtccggtagaataaagtacccatcctgtcaataatcggtggccgcttcattccgacctataagcagacaaactgccagtcaaatcacacaaaacaatagagacaggatcacacaggcaatttctttcgcgcttggcccactctggataaatgtcgttcatatcgcatatgaggacttcgacggctgtggagaaatgcgatcctccgtagccatggagagctgtgatcacagagagggcatctcgtcacatatttacggcatcgataggagggggcgctgtcagcagactattatttagacaaattattagcaaatttcaatcggacaatttgaccgaagagttagaaagggcatatcgcgcttctgccttctcacaccgcgagacaagttcgtggctttgagtatcgcgattttcggtttgatacgcgtatcgttacagccctactctCTACCTATTTTAATATTCTCAACGATGATCACAATCATGTCTCCTCCGTAGCTGGTGTCAGTGTAGATTACTTCACCTCGCGTCCTCTCCTCGCGGACCTTTCTCTCAGGAGTATGGTGCCATGTATTcccattttgtttgtgtgttggattGTTTCACCCTTCCTCTCCAGGGTGCGAGAAGACCTTCATCACCTTCAGTGCCCTCTTCTCCCACAACCGCACCCACTTCCGGGAAGCGGGCCACTTCACCTGTTCCTACCCGGGCTGCGGCAAGCTGTACGACAAGGCCTGTCGGCTCAAGATCCACCTGAGGAGTCACACCGGTACGCCCCCCCATCACAATCTCTGAATGTGTTGTGTCCTACAGGAGAAAGGCTGCTTGTGTCTGACTCTGAATGTGTTGTGTCCTCCAGGAGAAAGGCTGcttgtgtctgaatgtgttgtGTCCTCCAGGAGAAAGGCTGCTTGTGTCTGACTCTGAATGTGTTGTGTCCTCCAGGAGAGAGGCTGCTTGTGTCTGACTCTGTATGTGTTGCAGTgtaggcttctccattgaggagagggaggaagatcctccctaacattgttgagaataaaaaatgtagattgcccagactattgtaatgaattaatgcccttaaatatgactactttattgcctttgaatatataatgttcgtttccctgggtaaagggacattagcaccccctatcgcctattgacaattacttcagggaggaacgtcctccctttgccaccgttcactcccattcattttcccgaaagtactggcggccagtggataacatgggtttcaatgggagagaggaggaaaatcctcctgagtgggtgggaccttaaggggtctgattcgcgcaaaaacctatccgtctgcgctatgaaccaataagcaggatccctggatgttgagcagtgttgccagattggtccgatttcccacctaattgggctacttttaaccatgttaggctggaaagatcaccattgggcgggaaatctgcccaatctggcaacgcggtcgatagcaaacccggtctgcattgccgcggtgttcagtctgagagacgcagagcaagtgagatcctaaatgcacaatggaaacattggaaacggaggacattgttaacgtcttattacaaaaagcattccattcattcagttacagtgctaagttagcgaccaaagaaagaggtagaccacttcccaaaatcaaggtcaccagaagtaatggcaacgtcagtgttgtgagtgctacatggtttgctaggtacgcatgacttactggtagcattacaagcaattgtaactgaaaataaacatagctaaataacttcagtcagtgagggcaaaaataggcccaatgataggcccagatttttagatttacttttacaaatcaatagtaggcctgatttgactaatatgctttgcatcctttccttctcaaattacagtgatgccactggtggctttgtatacattttgttcacataactccctccctgctattttgtagttcaccaaaacacactgaaacaacttgagtcccacattcttatgccaccatacaccaacagtgcaagcaggccaatggcaaccaagcgcgcagtccttcctccctcactttaaaaaccaccagccgccactgatgtgTTGTGTCCTCCAGGAGAGAGGCTGCTCGTGTCTGACTCTGAATGTGTTGTGTCCTTCAGGAGAGAGGCCGTTTGTCTGCGACTCTGAGGGCTGCGGCTGGTCGTTCACCAGCATGTCAAAGCTGCTGCGACACAAACGGtaaatcctcatcctcatcgtcatccgcttatccggggtcgggtcgtggggggagcagctcaagcagggggccccagacttccctttcccgggccacattgaccagctctgacggggggatcccgaggcgttcccaggccagtgttgagatataatctctccacctagtcctgggtcttccccgaggtctcctccccactggacgtgcctgaaacacctcccaaggaaggcgcccagtgggcatccttaccagatgcccgaaccacctcagctgactcctttctaagtaaaggagcagcggctctaatccgagttcctcacggatggctgagcttctcaccctatccctaagggagacgccagccacccttctgagaaaactcatctcggccgcttgtacccgcgatctcgtcctttcggtcatcacccagccctcatgaccataggtgaggataggaacgaagatcgaccggtagatcgagagctttgccttgcggctcagctctcttttcgttacaacggtgcggtaaagcgaacgcaataccgcccccgctgctccgattctccggccaatctcacgctccatagtaccctcactcgcgaacaagaccccgaggtacttgaactccttcacctccttcttTACAAACGGTAAAGAAACCAACAATGTACTGGTTAAAGTGTCATTTTTTTAAGGCCTGATATCCGGGCCACGATAACTCGCGCTAACATGTTATTCCACACCATGCCACTCCTCTCTCTTACCCAGGAAGCACGACGACGACCGACGCTTCACCTGTCAAGAGGAGGGCTGTGGGAAGTCCTTCACTAGGGCGGAGCACCTCAAGGGCCACAGCATCACCCACCTGGGCACCAAGCCCTTCCAGTGCCATGCCGAAGGTAGGCACATCAACGGCACCCTGCTGACGCACTCCATCGATATTGTCATTGCTAACATTTTGAGCGAGCATTCCTGTAAAGTCATATTTTCAAAAGAAAATTGGGATCCTTAGTGCTTTTTAGTGAATGCCTCTCTTCATATTCAATGTGTatagcatggtgtgtgtgtacagctgcTGACGGGTGTGTCTCTGTACACTCAGTGGGTTTAGCCTGCTATCTCTAGCTGTTGTTGGTTTATTTGCTGAGAGACCGCCGCTGTCTTGGCAGGCTGCAATGCCAAGTTCTCGGCGCGCAGCAGCCTCTATATCCACTCCAAGAAGCACAAGCAGGACCCCGGCGCGCTCCGGAGCCGCTGCCCCGTGGCCGACTGCTCCAAGCACTTCTCCTCGCGGAGCagcctgaagagccacatggtCAAACATCACCACCTCACGGCGGGTCAGtacgcatccacacacagggCTCCGCAATGTTATCTTCTGTAGTTGGGGCCTTGATCCAGTCACAACCACAGCCACGTCTTTATGTAATGCCTGACGGAAGCTTCATCAACTGTAGTACTGATGCCCTCTCACTGATGATGAACTGCATTTTCACACATCTCCAGGATACGTTAAACTCTTGGTGTTTCATGGGATCGGTAAGTCCAAACCAATGTCATTCTGCCTTGGCATGACTCACTGAGCCGTATCTTGTGCAATGCAGATGTCCTCAGCCAGATGGAGGCCACGCCCACCCTCACACCCAGCAGCGAACTGGTCAGCTCTACACCCACGACGGTCGCAGGGCCCTGTGTGCCTGGGAGCGACCCTCTGAGCAACCTGGACCTCAGCTCCCTGTTCTCCAGCGTTCCCAGGGTTCCCTCACCTCCTGCCGGCCTGGGTGTGGGCGTTGCCTCTGTAGGTGGGGGCATGGCGGTCGCCTTCTCCACAGCAGACTTCTCCCTGGTGAGCTCGGGGATCCTCACCATTGACCCTTCGTCGGTGACTTCCGCACtcggcccccaccaccaccaggctgaccccacccaccaccaccaggctgaccccacccaccaccatcaGGCtgaccccaaccaccaccaccaccaggctgaccccacccaccaccaccaggctgacctcaaccaccacccccagacAAGCCCCAGcaatcatcatcaccaccagaCAGACCCTAGCCACCATCACCAAGAAAGCCCCATTCAACACCACCAGGCAGGCCCAAATCAACACCACCAGATAGTCCCCAACAACCTCCACCAGACAGCCTCCAACCATCACCATCAGACATCCCcaaaccaccaacaccaccaggcAGGCCCTACCCATCACCAGGCCGGGCCcgaccacctccaccagacGGGCCCTAGCCACCCCCTGGCAGGTGGCCCCATTAAGACGGTCGATCCCCTCATCCTGGCCGACATGGCCTCCCATCACAGCCAGGGGCTGGAGGGGACGGTGGGCCACGTGCTGCCTCCGCAGGGCACTCTCAACCTGGACGACGTGCAGTCGGTCACGCCGGCGGCCCTGGGTGCTCTCAGCATGCAGACCGCCGATACCGCGATGGCGGCCGAACACGGGCTCTCACCCCCCCTGGCCGCCTCCAGTGTGCTCAGTGGGGGGCCGCCCCCCGCCTCCTTGCCACCGGCCCCAGGACCCGACCTGCTGGCACAGTCGCCCTCTAAGGTGGCGCTAGCACGCGGTCAGGGCCCGGTGGGCCCTCTGCTGGACTGCGTCGAGGGCCGGGGTCCCCAGGAGGGAGGCGGGAAGGGGCTGGGGCAGTTTGTGTTCCCCGGCCCTAGCAGCGGCTTCAGCCCACTGAACCCGGAGACCAGCCCCGCCGTGTCTCCCAGCAGCTTCCTGGTGAGCATCTGCACCGCGTGACACCACGCCACCTCTCACTGTATGATATAAAGGTTCGCTAACCGTGTGTTCCTGTTGGGGGGTGCTAGGAGAGTGGAGGCTCAGCCAGGACGGACTACAGGGCCATCCAACTagccaagaagaagaagcagaaaggACCACCTGCTTCTTCCTGTAAGACCTTAACCTGActgaagaagggggggggggggggtattaagaTTAGCTGTTGTGTCGGTAACCAAGGGACGAGTGTAAAGACGTGTAAAGATTCAGGATAATGCCCCCCTCATTGAACTTTTCAGCCGTTTGACCACAGCCACTGATGGTTTCCTCCCCTGTGTTTGCTTCAGCTTCAGGGTTGAGCCAGAGAAAAAACAAGGTTGGGAAAGCTGGCAGTGCCTCGACGTCGTTGGTTCCTTCTAGTGGTCGTTATGGCGACGGTGCCCACACCGCAGCCAGTGGAGGGCTAACACTCAGAGACCCTGTCACTGGGGCCCAGTATGTTCAGATACAACTACTGCAGGTAagacgtcaacgacaaccctCCTGGCTGCTGAACGCCTGGAGAGACTTTGACTGACAGACGTTTGTTTCTGCGGTGTTCTCTAGGATGACCCGCCTAGTGACGGGCACCTGGCCTTCCAGCTGAGCTCCCAGCCGTCAAGCTCCCACTCCCAGCTCACCGTCGACCTGCCTGTCAACATATTACAGGTAACAAGCCACTGTACGAGTTTGGAGTCAAACTCCCAGGGAGCTGCAGTTTGAGTCTGTGTATTGTGGGCATATATTATGAGGTTAGAGATTGTGTTCTGGAAGTCCTGTGCAAGCTGATTGTGGTTCTGTTGGCTATATTCCAGGAATCATCAGTGATGCCAGAGGACGGTTCGGACACCTCCCAGTTCACCGGAAGCACCATCAATCTGCAGGATCTGGAGTAGACCACATTGGAGTCCCGTCAAGTTTCCAGAGACACACCCATCCTGTTTCGATCTTCTGAGCTGCTAATGGTTAACATGGGACCACAGACGGCTTTGATCCTGTCGTCATGCACCTTGAAATGATTAGACTTGTAATCATTGCTCTACTCTACTACCAGTCCAGAAACCCAGTTTATACACAATCAAGACTAATGGCACTCTATTTAAATGAGACCTGTTTCGCCTTGTTGCTGAATCTTTGTTCTAATTCAACGTTTTACTGTCTTCTTCATGGCCCCACGTGGACATTCATAACTCTGCTCACGGCTAAAGAGGCCCCATGCAGACTCTCATAACTCGGCTCCAGGCTCAAGGTGCACCTCGTGGATGCTCATAACTCTGCCCCAGGTTCAAGGTGCCCCGTGCGGACGCTCAGAACTCAGTGCTCTAGGTGCCTTAAGGAGCTCTCCGATGAGTGGCATCACACACCCTGATTGTCCTGCGGTCAGGGCGGGGCCCTGCTGCCGGTGTGCAGGGGCCTCACTTTGAACTCATGATTTAACTTTTTACCAATCCATAGATAGCCCACAAGCACATGCTTTGAGCTGGGGCTGATAGTGTTTTCTGGGCTTGCTGGAGGACACGTCTCCAGTAAGGTCCCCTTACCGTGAACTACTTCCCCACCGCTTTTCTTTCTCCATGTCTTTACATGTTGAAAATGTTCTGCTTCACTTGAAGTTCCTGTTGTCtccttatttgttatttattaccTGGTTTACAGAATGGCAGTGGCCAAATGCAAGAGATGTAATAAAAATCTAAGCACAATCACTACAGTCTGTAGACCCTACTTTCAGAACTTTGCCGATCTCaaaatttatttttcattagtAACGATTCTTCTTGCAATTGACATGCGAAAgcaaaatgtattgttattcCAGACCATGTTTAACCCGACAAGAATTGGCATCAAGGATTAAGATGCAGGCAAGGTCAACTCAAAACAAATATTCTCAATGCATTTCTAAAACTGGATGGCTAGGGAATTTCTAATAAGTGACTCAAACATTAGATGTAAGATCTTAGCTGcagtaccttttttttttttaaggggtTATATTAGGCCCAAAAGTGTTAGTGTTGTTTAGCCATTTCAAGCCGTTCAAAATCTGAAGCAAATtatgctcatctatccatcatacatctaggtggacactcccactcaTCACTAAAACACAAAACGGCTTGTTAGGGCGAATCAATCTCGTACCGTATGGCATTCTATAACCACTTTTAACAAGGGATTTGCCAGACCTTCAGCTTGACTTGCTTGACATTGTAAAAGGGAAAAGCCAGATTCTTTAATATACACATGCATCTAATCATTTTATTAGTGTAGGATATACCTAAGGCTACTACTAAGGCTATGCTTCTTCAGGTGAAGAAGTAGGCGTGCAGCTCGTCCTGTTCCGAGCTGTTGTTCACGTTGTTGAACTTGATCTTTGCTGTAACAGGCTTGGATCTGGGCATCAGCCGTCTGTTATTCTGTAAtgggaaaacaaatgcacattacACCATGCAAACATCTATGCCCTGACTATTAGCAATCTGTCAGATGTAGAAGATGTGTGGTATACGAGTGATTCTTTGTATTCTAATATTGTGGTTGAAGACGGACTGTTTTCCTGCTGTTGGCCTGAGTCCTCTCCATGGCCTTCTTCAGTCGGTCCTCCTGGTGCTCCTTCTGCTGCTCGAGCTTCTGCACGCGTTGCCTGCAGAGCGGTAGAATGGGGCGCTGACATGTGTTGGTGTTTCAGGAGTTTACTTCAAACATTATTTCATGTGCCCGTACTGTATTCATCTACGCTCCTGAAACTTAATGTAGTTGCTTCTGTCGGAAACTAAAACAAACAGTTTACTGACACTTGTACAAAGCGACTTCAGTGAGTTCAGATGCATGGGATTAAGGTACAGGACGTGCACACAGTACGTCCTGTACCTTACGTACCGGCCGCAAAGCCTTAGGAGGTTGTTGGCGCAGCGTGACAAAGTGTATGTCGGGAAGAGGTTGTGTGGACCAATGTTTCAATCAGGACTTTCACACACATGGGAGACACAAGCTTCTTACATGTGCATAGGAGGTCTACAGACAGACTGCGAACATTGAGGATCagaaccaagaacctttcagTTGGGAGAAAACACACTAACCAGTAGAGACTAAACAGTACAAGGTATATCGTAAACCCCATCTTCCTCCCGACCCTGTACTCTCAAGGCCAcccacctcatcctcctctcccggTCCTTCATCTTCTCCACCTGGTCCAAGGTGTCCCGGGGTATGTTCTCCATGTTCTCAAGGAGCTGCAGCAGGTGGCTCTCGATGACTGCCAGCATCTGGATGGTGGTGAGGTTGGCCTGTATATCGCCCACACAGCAGCGgtacacctcctccaccttgcgGCCGAGGGCCTCCAGCATCAGGTCCTGTGATGCAGAGCCGTAGAGTTGAGGACCACAATGGATCATATACACCCAAACCGTTTTGGTTTACATGACACTGGGCTAGGGTCAAAGTTGTGTCGCCTATCGGATGGGGCGGGGCTTAATTGGCTTTTGTTTTGGTAGAATTAAAAGGAAATCCATTTTCGTCTGTGAAAAGATAATGAATAACTTCCTGCATACCTCTTCCACTGATTTACATTTCCCAAAGTTGTAGAGGCGGGCCTTCAGCTCCAGCTCTGCGGCTTGCTCCTTCTCTGCGGTGATGGTCTGGGATATGATGTCTATCTGGGCTCTCAGCTGCTCCGTGTCCCTCTCCCTGAACACGGAGAAGCCCAGTGTACCACACACGTGTTACCATCACAACCTCTCAATGCAACCTGCAGTACAACAGGCAGTATGTTCCCCTTACTGACGCACTAGTGCCTGGCTGGGCTCGATGGTGGGTTGTGACGTTAGATCAATACGGATCATCGTTGTCGTGGATCATAAGTCATAAGTTACACATGGACAAAGACAGGTAGACCTACAGTCTACAACTCTATCCAATGTGAGTGTATTTCATGGCGATGTGAACCGAGCAGGCCTGACTAGTACCACTAGGTCCACTCCCAAACG belongs to Gadus morhua chromosome 13, gadMor3.0, whole genome shotgun sequence and includes:
- the si:dkey-156n14.3 gene encoding uncharacterized protein si:dkey-156n14.3 isoform X1 codes for the protein MEIQGLSGAPNIHSQHGAPHTTSLSQLISNTHTILRSLSKENGSDGLADPDQSHQDSPSSRPGTPPLRPLAEHGSVARFSVGKQRPNGEDPPQSDATVTDTVLNVKETDLLSQKHVRSVWKHDVEGRDVAIQMAFPFFEGEEEQRPRGGEEQRLRGGEMHSQLLQSAGSRQQRAGGSALQRTAPGSLDASLPHRATEEPRVVFSLVQEEGRPGRHELFPTDEAINGKECSTMNPYHSTDVETTNVLYPNDHFHYVHGKACMKAECVDSLFNALTADGKATAFRQSDQVGPEREEVKVGPERIDGKLLGPLISENLVVMNTSENMDTSDFISDPSGLEENNSADTASTSCPANETFSGTIMINNQSIIVTIENGILTLAAPPEGYVHTDDDMVSLKEHLGMKDHEDIVLLNYDSGTKSIGKISTLAVASSSQHEPRAGLPVADSELALVDDCPLTEFSLDSCPIIKQEVGTLCAITESDLVTPCSKNASTLDCDSNHELQSVHFIRSKKETTISFGCTQPGCPSIFDTRQKLKIHLLNHAEDPRPYRCTVEGCGWAFTTSYKLKRHLQSHDKQRPHTCQFEGCGRRFTTVYNLKAHLKVHAQQNAFACQVCSECFRSATRLTNHQRAHFEPQRPHKCDFPGCEKTFITFSALFSHNRTHFREAGHFTCSYPGCGKLYDKACRLKIHLRSHTGERPFVCDSEGCGWSFTSMSKLLRHKRKHDDDRRFTCQEEGCGKSFTRAEHLKGHSITHLGTKPFQCHAEGCNAKFSARSSLYIHSKKHKQDPGALRSRCPVADCSKHFSSRSSLKSHMVKHHHLTADVLSQMEATPTLTPSSELVSSTPTTVAGPCVPGSDPLSNLDLSSLFSSVPRVPSPPAGLGVGVASVGGGMAVAFSTADFSLVSSGILTIDPSSVTSALGPHHHQADPTHHHQADPTHHHQADPNHHHHQADPTHHHQADLNHHPQTSPSNHHHHQTDPSHHHQESPIQHHQAGPNQHHQIVPNNLHQTASNHHHQTSPNHQHHQAGPTHHQAGPDHLHQTGPSHPLAGGPIKTVDPLILADMASHHSQGLEGTVGHVLPPQGTLNLDDVQSVTPAALGALSMQTADTAMAAEHGLSPPLAASSVLSGGPPPASLPPAPGPDLLAQSPSKVALARGQGPVGPLLDCVEGRGPQEGGGKGLGQFVFPGPSSGFSPLNPETSPAVSPSSFLESGGSARTDYRAIQLAKKKKQKGPPASSSSGLSQRKNKVGKAGSASTSLVPSSGRYGDGAHTAASGGLTLRDPVTGAQYVQIQLLQDDPPSDGHLAFQLSSQPSSSHSQLTVDLPVNILQESSVMPEDGSDTSQFTGSTINLQDLE
- the si:dkey-156n14.3 gene encoding zinc finger protein ZXDC isoform X2; this translates as MEIQGLSGAPNIHSQHGAPHTTSLSQLISNTHTILRSLSKENGSDGLADPDQSHQDSPSSRPGTPPLRPLAEHGSVARFSVGKQRPNGEDPPQSDATVTDTVLNVKETDLLSQKHVRSVWKHDVEGRDVAIQMAFPFFEGEEEQRPRGGEEQRLRGGEMHSQLLQSAGSRQQRAGGSALQRTAPGSLDASLPHRATEEPRVVFSLVQEEGRPGRHELFPTDEAINDGKATAFRQSDQVGPEREEVKVGPERIDGKLLGPLISENLVVMNTSENMDTSDFISDPSGLEENNSADTASTSCPANETFSGTIMINNQSIIVTIENGILTLAAPPEGYVHTDDDMVSLKEHLGMKDHEDIVLLNYDSGTKSIGKISTLAVASSSQHEPRAGLPVADSELALVDDCPLTEFSLDSCPIIKQEVGTLCAITESDLVTPCSKNASTLDCDSNHELQSVHFIRSKKETTISFGCTQPGCPSIFDTRQKLKIHLLNHAEDPRPYRCTVEGCGWAFTTSYKLKRHLQSHDKQRPHTCQFEGCGRRFTTVYNLKAHLKVHAQQNAFACQVCSECFRSATRLTNHQRAHFEPQRPHKCDFPGCEKTFITFSALFSHNRTHFREAGHFTCSYPGCGKLYDKACRLKIHLRSHTGERPFVCDSEGCGWSFTSMSKLLRHKRKHDDDRRFTCQEEGCGKSFTRAEHLKGHSITHLGTKPFQCHAEGCNAKFSARSSLYIHSKKHKQDPGALRSRCPVADCSKHFSSRSSLKSHMVKHHHLTADVLSQMEATPTLTPSSELVSSTPTTVAGPCVPGSDPLSNLDLSSLFSSVPRVPSPPAGLGVGVASVGGGMAVAFSTADFSLVSSGILTIDPSSVTSALGPHHHQADPTHHHQADPTHHHQADPNHHHHQADPTHHHQADLNHHPQTSPSNHHHHQTDPSHHHQESPIQHHQAGPNQHHQIVPNNLHQTASNHHHQTSPNHQHHQAGPTHHQAGPDHLHQTGPSHPLAGGPIKTVDPLILADMASHHSQGLEGTVGHVLPPQGTLNLDDVQSVTPAALGALSMQTADTAMAAEHGLSPPLAASSVLSGGPPPASLPPAPGPDLLAQSPSKVALARGQGPVGPLLDCVEGRGPQEGGGKGLGQFVFPGPSSGFSPLNPETSPAVSPSSFLESGGSARTDYRAIQLAKKKKQKGPPASSSSGLSQRKNKVGKAGSASTSLVPSSGRYGDGAHTAASGGLTLRDPVTGAQYVQIQLLQDDPPSDGHLAFQLSSQPSSSHSQLTVDLPVNILQESSVMPEDGSDTSQFTGSTINLQDLE